The genomic stretch ATGAAGTAGCCGCCATGCAGGTTGTCGAAGGCGGAACGGGTGAACTCGTCCTTGTCCTTGTCCACCAGGGTCCAGAAATAATCCTTGAGGCCGTCATATTTCTTGAGGGCGTCCTTGATGTCCATGATCTCCACAGCCTCATTCCTGGACTGGCAATGGACCGCGGACTGATCCATCTGCAGGTAGGAAGCGGAACGGGTGGACAGATCCGAAACCACACCGGCCATGAGAAGCTGGTCCTTATCCTCGTCGGACAAGGCGTTCAGATCGGTGATGGCCTCCTGCCGGAGGCCGTCAAACTTGAAATCCTTCAGATCGACTTTGCTCATATCTATAACTCTCCAGTGCCGACGGCTAGTTCATGCAGCGGACGCATTCCTGGTAGCCATGCTGCCGGATGTGGTCCAGAATATCCCTGGGGCGGCCTTCGCAGCACAGATGGCCCTGATACAGGACCTGGCCCCGGTCGGCGTTCACGTAGTCGAGAATGTACCCGGTATGGGTGATGATAAGCCCGGCGGTCTTGACCTTCTCCTTGCGCTCCTTGAGGCTCAGTTCCGGCGCAACGCTGAACTTGCCGTCCAGAACGTCACGGGCGACCTGCCCCACCAACTGCATGTTCTCCATGTCCACGCCGGATTCGGGCTCGTCGAAAAGCACCAGGTCGGGCTGTTGGGCCATGAGCTGAAGAAGCTCGGAACGCTTGATCTCGCCGCCGGAGAAGCCCGCATTGATGTCACGGTCGAGGAAATCGCCCATGTTGACGGTTTCGGCCAACATATCGGTGTTGACCGCGCCCTTGCGGGCGCACATCTGCACCAAATGCCTGGTGCGCAGGCCGTGAATGGTCGGCGGCCGCTGGAAGGACATTCCCATTCCCAGACGGGCGCGCTCGTACATGGGGGCGTCGGTGATGTCGTGCCCCTTGAAAATAATCTTGCCTCTGGTCACCTCGTAACCGGTGAACCCCATCAAGGTCATGAGCAGGGACGTCTTGCCCGATCCGTTGGGCCCGAACAGTATAAAGGTCTCCCCGTCGTTTATCTGGAGATTGATCCCCCGCAGGACCTCTTTATCGCCGATGTTGACATGCAGGTCTTCAATGGTCAGCATGTGATTCCTCGCTTTGATGATGTGCAACAGGCTCATTACTCAAGCACGTCGCGGAAGTCCAGCGATTGCTTCGCCGGACGGCACCAGCCGTCACCCATAAGGGTTCGGATATACTCGGTTCGACCAAAGGTAAGGTACATGATGACCAAAAAACGCATGAACAACCTTGGCGATCTCAAGCAGATCAAGTTCAAGAAAGAAAAAGACGACGTCTATTCCCTTCCTTACGAGAAAAATGAGCCTCCAAAGGAAAAAGTCAACCCCGACGAGGGACCTCAGGACGAGGAACTTTTCTTCGCCGCCATGCAGGGCGTGAAGCTCATGGACGGCGTCGGAGGCCGCCAGGTGCCTCCCGCCACGGCCACCGGCCCGGCAAATGCCGCATCATCCGACGATGAGGCGAAAAACGACCTTGACCGCTTCATGCGCGGAGATATCGAGTTCGAGCTCGAATACACCGACGAATTCATGTACGGCTACGTGCGCGGCCTGGATATCAAGATATTCCAGCAACTCAAAGCAGGTTTCCTCAGTGTTGCCGCCCATCTCGACCTGCACGGCATGACGTCGGATCAGGCGCGGGACTCCCTGCTCTTCTTCATCCGCGAATCATATCTCCAAGGCTATCGCTGCGTGCTGGTGGTCACGGGACGGGGAAAGAACTCTCCCGGGGGACAGTCCGTCCTGCGCACCGAAACCGAAACATGGCTGACGAAAGAACCGCTGAGACGCGTGGTTCTGGCCTTCTGCACGGCCCAACCCAAACACGGCGGAGCCGGAGCCATCTATGTCTTGTTACGCAAACAAAAAAAGACTGAAGGCAAAGTTCGTTGGGACACGATGATGAATTGGGGCGATTAGCCCGGGCAAACGCTTTTCGGGAGGACTCCATG from Desulfovibrio sp. Fe33 encodes the following:
- a CDS encoding ABC transporter ATP-binding protein; amino-acid sequence: MLTIEDLHVNIGDKEVLRGINLQINDGETFILFGPNGSGKTSLLMTLMGFTGYEVTRGKIIFKGHDITDAPMYERARLGMGMSFQRPPTIHGLRTRHLVQMCARKGAVNTDMLAETVNMGDFLDRDINAGFSGGEIKRSELLQLMAQQPDLVLFDEPESGVDMENMQLVGQVARDVLDGKFSVAPELSLKERKEKVKTAGLIITHTGYILDYVNADRGQVLYQGHLCCEGRPRDILDHIRQHGYQECVRCMN
- a CDS encoding Smr/MutS family protein: MMTKKRMNNLGDLKQIKFKKEKDDVYSLPYEKNEPPKEKVNPDEGPQDEELFFAAMQGVKLMDGVGGRQVPPATATGPANAASSDDEAKNDLDRFMRGDIEFELEYTDEFMYGYVRGLDIKIFQQLKAGFLSVAAHLDLHGMTSDQARDSLLFFIRESYLQGYRCVLVVTGRGKNSPGGQSVLRTETETWLTKEPLRRVVLAFCTAQPKHGGAGAIYVLLRKQKKTEGKVRWDTMMNWGD